The proteins below come from a single Beutenbergia cavernae DSM 12333 genomic window:
- a CDS encoding TerC family protein, with translation MDLSLELTPDLLVAFLTLFVLEIVLGVDNVIFISILASKLPPDQQAKARNLGLTLAMVSRIGLLFAASWMITLTEPLVTVIGHDFSGRDLILLLGGAFLIYKAVREIHEKLEGVEHGHGGGGAARATFGAIIAQILVLDVVFSFDSVITAVGMVDNLVVIIAAVVLSFGIMLVAAKYIFGFVNKHPSVKILALSFLLLIGTFLVVDGFGVHVEKALIYGPMAFAVLVEALNLTYRRKQYERAQAATPVELRSRPRLADDGDALAAAERDSDGAIGLSRKPVAVAVAPSDAPVERE, from the coding sequence GTGGACCTCAGCCTCGAACTGACGCCTGACCTCCTCGTCGCCTTCCTCACGCTGTTCGTGCTGGAGATCGTTCTCGGCGTCGACAACGTGATCTTCATCTCGATCCTCGCGAGCAAGCTGCCGCCCGATCAGCAGGCGAAGGCGCGCAATCTGGGGCTGACCCTCGCGATGGTGAGCCGGATCGGCCTCCTGTTCGCGGCGTCGTGGATGATCACGCTGACCGAGCCGCTGGTGACCGTCATCGGGCACGACTTCTCGGGCCGTGACCTCATCCTCCTGCTCGGCGGCGCGTTCCTCATCTACAAGGCCGTGAGGGAGATCCACGAGAAGCTCGAGGGGGTCGAGCACGGCCACGGCGGCGGCGGCGCGGCTCGGGCGACGTTCGGCGCGATCATCGCGCAGATCCTCGTGCTGGACGTCGTGTTCTCGTTCGACTCGGTGATCACCGCCGTGGGGATGGTGGACAACCTCGTGGTCATCATCGCGGCAGTGGTGCTCTCGTTCGGGATCATGCTGGTCGCGGCGAAGTACATCTTCGGGTTCGTCAACAAGCACCCGTCGGTGAAGATCCTGGCGCTGTCGTTCCTGCTCCTCATCGGCACGTTCCTCGTGGTCGACGGGTTCGGCGTCCACGTGGAGAAGGCGCTCATCTACGGCCCGATGGCGTTCGCGGTGCTCGTCGAAGCGCTCAACCTCACGTACCGCCGCAAGCAGTACGAGCGGGCGCAGGCCGCCACCCCGGTGGAGCTGCGCAGCCGCCCTCGCCTCGCCGACGACGGCGACGCGCTCGCCGCGGCGGAACGCGACTCCGACGGCGCGATCGGGCTGTCGCGCAAGCCCGTCGCCGTCGCCGTGGCCCCTTCCGACGCCCCCGTCGAGCGGGAGTAG
- a CDS encoding segregation and condensation protein A: MSSSPAVTSPDDGAGTLGAPVEAAAGRSRRGTFEVTLDNFTGPFDLLLSLIAKHQMDVTEVALAEVTDEFVAYLRAQKDWDLSQASEFLVIGATLLDLKAARLLPGANLEDSEDLELLEARDLLFARLLQYRAFKDVASHLAARWETAGRSVPRSVRLEPRFAALLPELVLRVGPEQLAALAALALVPKPVPQVGLGHLHAPTVSVREQAALLVSRLRHVRATSFRALTDDAEAANVVVARFLALLDLFREGAVAFDQAEALGELTIRWTGSEEGDVEVGEDFDEVSPAPDGDADGASGADAPAGTLAG; encoded by the coding sequence GTGAGCTCATCGCCCGCGGTGACGTCGCCTGACGACGGCGCCGGCACCCTCGGCGCGCCCGTCGAGGCAGCAGCCGGCCGCTCCCGGCGCGGCACGTTCGAGGTCACGCTCGACAACTTCACCGGCCCGTTCGACCTCCTGCTCTCGCTCATCGCGAAGCACCAGATGGACGTCACGGAGGTCGCGCTCGCCGAGGTGACCGACGAGTTCGTCGCCTACCTCCGCGCCCAGAAGGACTGGGACCTCTCGCAGGCGAGCGAGTTCCTCGTGATCGGCGCGACGCTGCTCGACCTCAAGGCCGCGCGGCTGCTGCCGGGGGCGAACCTGGAGGACAGCGAGGACCTCGAGCTGCTCGAGGCCCGCGACCTGCTGTTCGCGCGGCTCCTGCAGTACCGGGCCTTCAAGGACGTGGCCAGTCACCTCGCCGCGCGATGGGAGACGGCGGGGCGCTCGGTGCCCCGGAGCGTGCGCCTCGAGCCGCGGTTCGCCGCGCTGCTGCCGGAGCTCGTGCTGCGGGTCGGCCCGGAGCAGCTCGCCGCGCTGGCCGCGCTCGCCCTCGTCCCCAAGCCCGTGCCGCAGGTCGGCCTCGGCCACCTGCACGCTCCGACGGTGAGCGTGCGGGAGCAGGCGGCGCTCCTGGTATCGCGGCTGCGGCACGTGCGGGCGACGTCGTTCCGGGCGCTGACGGACGACGCGGAGGCGGCGAACGTCGTCGTCGCCCGCTTCCTCGCCCTGCTCGACCTGTTCCGCGAGGGTGCCGTCGCGTTCGATCAGGCGGAGGCGCTCGGCGAGCTCACCATCCGGTGGACGGGCAGCGAGGAGGGCGACGTCGAGGTGGGCGAGGACTTCGACGAGGTGTCTCCCGCGCCGGACGGCGACGCCGACGGTGCGTCTGGCGCGGACGCGCCCGCCGGTACGCTCGCCGGGTGA
- a CDS encoding pseudouridine synthase — MSAPAEGVRLQKVLAGAGLGSRRACEDLISAGRVSVDGEVVRELGTRVDPTAAVIHVDGLRLQLDPGVVTLALNKPRGVHSTMHDDRGRPALAELVADRPERLFHVGRLDADTEGLLLLTNDGELAHRLAHPSYEVPKTYVARVTGRVARGLGRRLKDGIELDDGPARVDRFTILEQGPDSAVVELVLHEGRNRIVRRLLDAAGHPVQRLTRTRVGPVLLGQLRPGATRVIDGEELGRLMSSVGL, encoded by the coding sequence ATGAGCGCACCCGCGGAGGGCGTGCGACTGCAGAAGGTCCTGGCCGGCGCCGGTCTCGGGTCGAGGCGCGCCTGCGAGGACCTCATCTCGGCGGGCCGGGTGAGCGTGGACGGCGAGGTCGTCCGCGAGCTGGGCACGAGGGTCGACCCGACCGCCGCCGTCATCCACGTCGACGGGCTGCGCCTGCAGCTCGACCCGGGCGTCGTCACGCTCGCGCTGAACAAGCCGCGGGGCGTCCACTCGACGATGCACGACGACCGCGGGCGGCCCGCGCTGGCGGAGCTCGTGGCCGACCGCCCGGAGCGGCTGTTCCACGTCGGCCGGCTCGACGCCGACACGGAGGGCCTCCTCCTGCTGACGAACGACGGCGAGCTGGCGCACCGCCTCGCGCACCCCTCGTACGAGGTGCCGAAGACGTACGTCGCGCGCGTGACCGGCCGCGTGGCCCGCGGGCTCGGGCGGCGTCTCAAGGACGGGATCGAGCTCGACGACGGCCCCGCGCGCGTCGACCGCTTCACCATCCTCGAGCAGGGGCCGGACAGCGCGGTCGTCGAGCTCGTGCTGCACGAGGGCCGCAACCGCATCGTGCGCCGACTCCTGGACGCCGCCGGGCACCCCGTGCAGCGCCTGACCCGGACGCGGGTCGGGCCGGTGCTGCTCGGCCAGCTGCGACCGGGTGCCACGCGCGTGATCGACGGCGAGGAGCTCGGCCGTCTGATGTCCTCCGTCGGCCTGTAG
- the tkt gene encoding transketolase, producing the protein MNAPAPTAQQVGWDSVDVEAVNTVRTLAADAVEKVGNGHPGTAISLAPLAYLLYQNTMQVDPADPHWLGRDRFVLSAGHSSLTQYIQLYLGGFGLELEDLQSLRTWGSKTPGHPEYRHTEGVEITTGPLGQGLASAVGMAMAARRERTLFDPDAPDGTSPFDHTVWVIASDGDLQEGVTSEASSLAGTQELGNLVVVWDNNEISIEGHTSIAFTEDVLARYEAYGWHTQRVDWTNGGTEYREDVDALAAALAAAKAETSRPSIIDLRTIIAWPAPTKQNTGGAHGSKLGTDEVRGLKEALGVDPDASFAVSPAVLERTRSLADRVRTVRAEWQAGFDSWRAAQPDRAALLDRLLAHELPDGWTDALPTWGTEKDVATRSASGEVLTALADVLPELWGGSADLAGSNNTTMKGAQSFIPAEHATKEFPGDIDGRTLHFGIREHAMGAILSGIALHGPTRPYGGTFLTFSDYMRGAVRLASLMGVPATYVWTHDSIGLGEDGPTHQPIEHLAALRAIPGLTIVRPADANETAVAWREILSRREPTGLVLTRQNVPVFPRGRDGFAAADGVARGAYVLVEASRPTPDVVLVATGSEVQLAVAARETLEADGVATRVVSAPSLEWFAQQDADYREQVLPAAVRARVSVEAGVALSWHAIVGDAGRSVSIEHYGASADHVTLFREFGFTPEAVVSAARESLAAANGDPAPAGRVAAGASATGDQVV; encoded by the coding sequence GTGAACGCACCTGCCCCCACGGCACAACAGGTCGGTTGGGACTCGGTGGACGTCGAGGCGGTGAACACGGTCCGCACCCTCGCGGCCGACGCCGTCGAGAAGGTCGGGAACGGCCACCCCGGGACCGCGATCAGCCTGGCCCCGCTCGCGTACCTCCTGTACCAGAACACCATGCAGGTCGACCCGGCCGACCCGCACTGGCTGGGTCGCGACCGGTTCGTCCTCTCCGCCGGGCACTCCAGCCTGACGCAGTACATCCAGCTCTACCTGGGCGGGTTCGGGCTCGAGCTCGAGGACCTCCAGTCGCTGCGGACGTGGGGCTCGAAGACGCCGGGGCACCCGGAGTACCGGCACACCGAGGGCGTGGAGATCACCACCGGACCGCTCGGTCAGGGCCTCGCGAGCGCCGTCGGGATGGCGATGGCCGCCCGCCGCGAGCGCACGCTCTTCGACCCGGACGCGCCGGACGGCACCAGCCCGTTCGACCACACCGTCTGGGTGATCGCGTCCGACGGCGACCTCCAGGAGGGCGTGACGAGCGAGGCCAGCTCGCTCGCCGGCACCCAGGAGCTCGGCAACCTCGTGGTCGTCTGGGACAACAACGAGATCTCGATCGAGGGGCACACGTCCATCGCGTTCACCGAGGACGTCCTCGCACGGTACGAGGCGTACGGGTGGCACACCCAGCGCGTGGACTGGACGAACGGCGGGACGGAGTACCGCGAGGACGTCGACGCGCTCGCCGCGGCGCTCGCCGCCGCGAAGGCCGAGACGTCGCGCCCGTCGATCATCGACCTGCGCACGATCATCGCGTGGCCGGCGCCCACGAAGCAGAACACCGGCGGTGCCCACGGCTCCAAGCTGGGCACCGACGAGGTGCGAGGCCTCAAGGAGGCCCTCGGCGTCGACCCCGACGCCTCGTTCGCCGTCTCCCCCGCCGTGCTCGAGCGCACCCGGTCGCTCGCCGACCGCGTCCGCACGGTGCGGGCCGAGTGGCAGGCCGGGTTCGACAGCTGGCGCGCGGCCCAGCCCGACCGCGCCGCGCTGCTCGACCGGCTCCTCGCGCACGAGCTGCCGGACGGCTGGACCGACGCGCTCCCCACCTGGGGCACCGAGAAGGACGTGGCGACGCGCTCGGCGTCCGGCGAGGTGCTGACGGCGCTCGCCGACGTGCTCCCGGAGCTCTGGGGCGGCAGCGCCGACCTCGCCGGCTCGAACAACACCACGATGAAGGGCGCGCAGTCGTTCATCCCGGCGGAGCACGCCACCAAGGAGTTCCCGGGCGACATCGACGGGCGCACGCTGCATTTCGGCATCCGCGAGCACGCGATGGGGGCGATCCTGTCCGGCATCGCCCTGCACGGACCCACGCGCCCCTACGGCGGCACGTTCCTCACGTTCAGCGACTACATGCGCGGCGCCGTCCGGCTCGCCTCGCTCATGGGCGTCCCGGCGACGTACGTGTGGACGCACGACTCGATCGGGCTCGGCGAGGACGGTCCGACGCACCAGCCGATCGAGCACCTCGCGGCTCTGCGCGCCATCCCCGGCCTCACGATCGTGCGGCCCGCGGACGCCAACGAGACGGCCGTGGCCTGGCGGGAGATCCTGTCCCGCCGTGAGCCGACCGGCCTCGTCCTCACGCGGCAGAACGTGCCGGTCTTCCCGCGCGGTAGGGACGGGTTCGCGGCGGCCGACGGCGTCGCGCGCGGCGCCTACGTGCTGGTGGAGGCATCACGCCCGACGCCGGACGTCGTCCTCGTCGCCACTGGCTCCGAGGTGCAGCTCGCCGTCGCCGCCCGCGAGACGCTCGAGGCCGACGGCGTGGCGACGCGGGTCGTGTCCGCCCCAAGCCTCGAGTGGTTCGCCCAGCAGGACGCCGACTACCGCGAGCAGGTGCTGCCCGCCGCTGTCCGCGCCCGCGTCAGCGTCGAGGCGGGAGTCGCCCTGAGCTGGCACGCGATCGTCGGCGACGCCGGGCGCTCCGTCTCGATCGAGCACTACGGCGCCTCGGCCGACCACGTCACGCTGTTCCGCGAGTTCGGCTTCACCCCGGAGGCTGTCGTCTCCGCGGCGCGCGAGTCCCTCGCCGCCGCGAACGGCGACCCGGCTCCGGCAGGCCGCGTCGCGGCCGGAGCGAGCGCGACGGGCGACCAGGTGGTCTGA
- the scpB gene encoding SMC-Scp complex subunit ScpB, with amino-acid sequence MSETPEPIPDADEAPEPEGPTPPAAALPTWSELPGGEAAALEAVLMVIDEPVAAARLATVLDVPEPRVRELLAQLAAEYRGEADGVRPRGFELREVGGGWRLYSAAAFAPAVERLVLDGQTARLTQASLETLAVVAYRQPVSRGRISAIRGVNVDGVVRTLLARGLIEEAGQDGDSGATLYRTSGYFLERMGLASLEELPPLAPYLPDIEALDDVDGTAR; translated from the coding sequence GTGAGTGAGACGCCCGAGCCGATCCCCGACGCCGACGAGGCGCCGGAGCCTGAGGGCCCGACTCCGCCGGCCGCGGCCCTGCCCACCTGGTCGGAGCTCCCCGGCGGCGAGGCGGCCGCGCTCGAGGCGGTGCTCATGGTGATCGACGAACCGGTGGCCGCCGCACGGCTCGCCACGGTCCTGGACGTGCCGGAGCCGCGGGTCCGCGAGCTCCTCGCGCAGCTCGCAGCCGAGTATCGCGGGGAGGCCGACGGCGTCCGGCCCCGCGGGTTCGAGCTGCGGGAGGTGGGGGGCGGCTGGCGCCTGTACTCCGCCGCGGCGTTCGCCCCGGCCGTGGAGCGGCTCGTGCTCGACGGGCAGACCGCCCGGCTCACGCAGGCCTCGCTGGAGACGCTCGCCGTCGTCGCCTACCGGCAGCCCGTCTCGCGCGGCCGCATCTCGGCGATCCGCGGCGTCAACGTCGACGGCGTGGTGCGGACCCTGCTCGCCCGTGGGCTCATCGAGGAGGCGGGGCAGGACGGAGACAGCGGGGCGACCCTGTACCGCACGTCCGGCTACTTCCTCGAGAGGATGGGGCTCGCGTCGCTCGAGGAGCTCCCGCCGCTCGCGCCGTACCTGCCGGACATCGAGGCGCTCGACGACGTCGACGGGACGGCCCGATGA
- a CDS encoding ParA family protein, translating to MPIPDFPEPQPLASHGPARIVAMCNQKGGVGKTTTTINLGAALAEYGRRVLLVDFDPQGAASAGLGVSAHELDDTIYTALMDPKFDVRTIVTPTAVAGLDLVPANIDLSAAEVQLVNEVAREQALTRVLRPVLDDYDVVLIDCQPSLGLLTVNALTAAHGVVVPLETEFFALRGVALLLETIEKVRDRLNPRLRTDGILATMYDGRTLHSREVLARVREAFGDEVFSTVIGRTVKFPDASVATEPITTYAPSHSGAEAYRSLARELIARGDVA from the coding sequence GTGCCCATCCCGGACTTCCCCGAGCCGCAGCCCCTCGCCTCGCACGGCCCCGCGAGGATCGTCGCGATGTGCAACCAGAAGGGCGGCGTCGGCAAGACGACGACCACGATCAACCTGGGGGCGGCGCTCGCGGAGTACGGCCGTCGGGTCCTGCTCGTCGACTTCGACCCGCAGGGGGCGGCGTCCGCCGGGCTCGGCGTCTCCGCCCACGAGCTCGACGACACGATCTACACGGCCCTCATGGACCCGAAGTTCGACGTGCGGACGATCGTCACGCCGACCGCCGTCGCCGGCCTGGACCTGGTGCCGGCGAACATCGACCTGTCGGCGGCGGAGGTGCAGCTCGTCAACGAGGTCGCGCGCGAGCAGGCTCTGACCCGCGTGCTGCGTCCCGTGCTGGACGACTACGACGTCGTCCTCATCGACTGCCAGCCCTCGCTCGGCCTGCTCACCGTCAACGCGCTGACCGCCGCCCACGGCGTCGTCGTCCCGCTCGAGACCGAGTTCTTCGCACTGCGCGGCGTCGCGCTCCTGCTCGAGACGATCGAGAAGGTCCGCGACCGACTGAACCCGCGGCTGCGCACCGACGGCATCCTCGCCACGATGTACGACGGCCGCACGCTCCACTCGCGGGAGGTGCTCGCGCGCGTCCGCGAGGCGTTCGGCGACGAGGTCTTCTCCACGGTGATCGGGCGCACGGTGAAGTTCCCGGACGCCTCGGTGGCGACCGAGCCCATCACCACGTACGCGCCGAGCCACTCCGGCGCGGAGGCGTACCGGTCGCTGGCGCGTGAGCTCATCGCCCGCGGTGACGTCGCCTGA
- a CDS encoding site-specific tyrosine recombinase XerD, which produces MDAVGPARDLEDYLAHLGVERGLSPHTLAAYRRDLSRYAAYLGALGRARLSDVRPADVDAYVEALRTGSDGGSALSASSASRAVVAVRGWHRFAMLEGIAPSDPAVDVRPPSTTKRLPKAIAVEDVERLLVAASAGDGPGPLRDRALLELLYGTGARITEATSLAVDDIDLDDDAGSVRLFGKGRRERVVPLGRFARDAVDAYLVRARPVLAQAGTGTPALFLGMRGRPLSRQSAWAILQSAARRADLEEHVSPHTLRHSYATHLLAGGADVRVVQELLGHASVTTTQLYTLVTAQTLREVYAAAHPRARG; this is translated from the coding sequence ATGGACGCCGTCGGGCCCGCGCGCGACCTCGAGGACTACCTCGCGCACCTCGGCGTCGAACGGGGTCTGAGCCCGCACACGCTGGCCGCGTACCGGCGTGACCTGTCGCGGTATGCGGCGTACCTGGGGGCGCTCGGTCGTGCCCGGTTGTCCGACGTCCGGCCCGCCGACGTCGACGCGTACGTCGAGGCGCTCCGGACGGGGAGCGACGGCGGGAGCGCCTTGTCGGCGTCGTCGGCGTCACGCGCCGTGGTGGCGGTCCGGGGCTGGCACCGGTTCGCCATGCTCGAGGGCATCGCGCCGAGCGACCCGGCGGTCGACGTGCGGCCGCCGTCGACCACGAAGCGCCTGCCGAAGGCGATCGCCGTGGAGGATGTCGAGCGGCTGCTCGTGGCGGCGTCGGCCGGCGACGGACCCGGCCCGCTGCGCGACCGTGCGCTGCTGGAGCTGCTGTACGGCACGGGGGCGCGGATCACGGAGGCGACGTCGCTCGCCGTCGACGACATCGATCTCGACGACGACGCCGGTTCCGTCCGCTTGTTCGGGAAGGGGCGCCGGGAGCGCGTGGTGCCGCTCGGGCGGTTCGCGCGCGACGCCGTCGACGCCTACCTGGTGCGCGCCCGGCCGGTGCTGGCTCAGGCGGGGACCGGCACGCCGGCGCTGTTCCTCGGCATGCGGGGGCGGCCGCTGAGCCGGCAGAGCGCGTGGGCGATCCTGCAGTCGGCGGCCCGGCGGGCGGACCTGGAGGAGCACGTCTCGCCGCACACGCTGCGCCACTCCTACGCGACGCACCTGCTCGCGGGCGGCGCGGACGTGCGCGTGGTGCAGGAGCTGCTGGGCCATGCGTCGGTGACGACGACGCAGCTGTACACGCTCGTCACCGCGCAGACGCTGCGTGAGGTGTACGCGGCGGCGCACCCGCGGGCGCGCGGCTGA
- the tal gene encoding transaldolase — MQSNDRLERISASGVSIWLDDLSRDRLDTGELAELVSTSHVVGVTTNPTIFAAALQDGDAYADQVGDLAARGIGAEEAAIALTSDDVRSATAVLAPLYTASGFQDGRVSIEVDPRLARDTEETIAQARRLWALVDRPNVYVKIPATEQGLPAITAAISEGISVNVTLIFSLDRYRAVAQAYLDGLEKAQLAGLDLSRIASVASVFLSRIDAKIDPVLDEIGGDEAATLRGGAAIAGARLAYEAFEEIFSSPRWADLSSAGARVQRPLWASTGVKDPSYPDTRYVDELIAPHVVNTMPEKTLQAVADHARLPDGDGPVDTVHGTAVAAREHLDAVVRLGVPYERLLTELEEEGVEKFVASQNELLGTVQSELDKAASRTNGATA; from the coding sequence ATGCAGTCGAACGACCGACTCGAGCGGATCAGCGCCTCGGGCGTCTCGATCTGGCTCGACGACCTCTCCCGGGACCGGCTCGACACCGGTGAGCTCGCGGAGCTCGTGAGCACGAGCCACGTCGTGGGGGTGACGACGAACCCGACGATCTTCGCCGCAGCGCTGCAGGACGGCGACGCGTACGCCGACCAGGTCGGCGACCTCGCCGCCCGCGGGATCGGCGCGGAGGAGGCGGCGATCGCGCTCACGAGCGACGACGTGCGCTCGGCCACGGCCGTGCTCGCCCCCCTCTACACCGCGTCCGGGTTCCAGGACGGGCGCGTGTCGATCGAGGTCGACCCACGTCTGGCCCGCGACACGGAGGAGACGATCGCCCAGGCTCGGCGGCTGTGGGCCCTCGTCGACCGCCCGAACGTGTACGTGAAGATCCCGGCCACCGAGCAGGGCCTCCCCGCGATCACTGCGGCCATCTCCGAGGGGATCAGCGTCAACGTGACGCTGATCTTCTCGCTCGACCGCTACCGCGCCGTCGCGCAGGCCTACCTCGACGGTCTCGAGAAGGCGCAGCTCGCCGGGCTCGACCTGTCTCGGATCGCCTCGGTGGCCTCGGTGTTCCTGTCGAGGATCGACGCCAAGATCGACCCGGTGCTCGACGAGATCGGCGGGGACGAGGCCGCCACGCTCCGCGGCGGTGCCGCGATCGCCGGCGCGCGGCTCGCGTACGAGGCGTTCGAGGAGATCTTCTCGTCGCCGCGCTGGGCCGACCTCTCCTCGGCCGGGGCACGCGTGCAGCGTCCGCTCTGGGCGTCGACGGGGGTCAAGGACCCCTCCTACCCGGACACCCGGTACGTCGACGAGCTGATCGCCCCGCACGTCGTCAACACGATGCCGGAGAAGACGCTGCAGGCGGTGGCGGATCACGCGCGGCTGCCCGACGGCGACGGCCCGGTCGACACCGTGCACGGGACGGCGGTCGCGGCGCGCGAGCACCTCGACGCCGTCGTCCGGCTCGGCGTGCCGTACGAGCGGTTGCTCACCGAGCTCGAGGAGGAAGGCGTCGAGAAGTTCGTCGCCAGCCAGAACGAGCTGCTCGGCACGGTGCAGAGCGAGCTCGACAAGGCCGCCTCTCGCACCAACGGGGCCACGGCGTGA
- a CDS encoding heme o synthase: MRTAEPATTPGAAGSGETASASLRPPVPSSRGGRLRAKVGAYVALTKPRIIELLLVTTLPTMILAAGGWPGWWLAIATLVGGAFAAGSANTLNCYIDRDIDQVMARTRKRPLVTGAVTPREALVFGLVLGVVAIAWFAVFVNVVAAALTLTAILLYVVGYTLILKRRTSQNIVWGGSAGCMPVLIGWSAVTGGLDWAALVLFGVIFFWTPPHYWPLSMKFKRDYASANVPMLPVVAADTKVAREMVAYGVAMVACTLVLIPVAGMGWLYTATAVAAGAWFMWACIGLYRRAVGRAPGKLHAMKVFHASITYLTLVFVAIAVDPFLPF; encoded by the coding sequence GTGCGCACCGCCGAACCCGCGACGACTCCGGGGGCCGCAGGATCGGGCGAGACGGCGTCGGCATCGCTGCGTCCGCCGGTCCCGTCGTCACGCGGTGGGCGGTTGCGGGCGAAGGTCGGCGCGTACGTCGCGTTGACGAAGCCGCGGATCATCGAGCTGCTGCTCGTCACGACGCTGCCCACGATGATCCTCGCGGCGGGCGGCTGGCCAGGTTGGTGGCTCGCGATCGCGACCCTCGTGGGTGGTGCGTTCGCCGCCGGCTCCGCGAACACGCTCAACTGCTACATCGACCGCGACATCGACCAGGTGATGGCGCGGACGCGGAAGCGTCCGCTCGTCACGGGTGCTGTGACGCCTCGCGAGGCGCTCGTGTTCGGCCTCGTGCTCGGCGTCGTCGCGATCGCTTGGTTCGCGGTGTTCGTGAACGTCGTCGCGGCGGCGCTGACGCTCACGGCGATCCTGCTCTACGTGGTCGGCTACACGCTGATCCTCAAGCGTCGGACGTCCCAGAACATCGTGTGGGGCGGTTCCGCCGGGTGCATGCCCGTGCTCATCGGCTGGTCCGCCGTCACCGGCGGCCTCGACTGGGCCGCTCTCGTGCTGTTCGGGGTGATCTTCTTCTGGACGCCGCCGCACTACTGGCCGCTGTCGATGAAGTTCAAGCGCGACTACGCGAGCGCGAACGTGCCGATGCTCCCGGTCGTCGCGGCGGACACGAAGGTCGCCCGCGAGATGGTGGCGTACGGCGTGGCGATGGTGGCGTGCACGCTGGTGCTGATCCCGGTGGCCGGGATGGGCTGGCTGTACACGGCGACGGCGGTGGCCGCCGGTGCGTGGTTCATGTGGGCGTGCATCGGGCTGTACCGGCGTGCCGTCGGGCGCGCGCCCGGGAAGCTTCACGCGATGAAGGTGTTCCACGCCTCGATCACGTACCTCACGCTGGTGTTCGTGGCGATCGCGGTCGATCCGTTCCTGCCGTTCTGA